Below is a genomic region from Kazachstania africana CBS 2517 chromosome 9, complete genome.
TCTGATAAAGCCTCTAAATCCATTCTCAAGGATTTGAATATTAagttagaaaaaaataacatgCTGcaaaaagaattggaagCTTCTCTGGAAGCTATCTACGCTTTTGCCTCTAACCATTTGAGATTTCAgtatttttcagttttcaAGCTATTTGCCCTCTTCGATGTGATCATTCGTAGGATGAGAAGAGGCGAGTTGTGGTTAGGGATATTCAAATTGGCATATTGTGACCAAACACATTCTAGGATATCCAAAACTATTAGAATGACTTTAGGTGTACAAATAGACGAAAGGGAGAAATTAATCGAACGACTAAAGCAGAAAAATCATTTACGTGATATTCCAGTGCAGGATTATATCAATCTTCATGAAAAagttcatcaaaaatttgagaAGATACCCAAGCCAAAGCTACTTCACGTGGACAATCCAATAGGAAATTCTACGAACAATGGAAGTACTCATAGTGCTGCAATGACTGATTCTGACGAGGTGGGGGAGGAAAATCGTAGAATGACCCCATTTGCTAGCTTGACCTCCGATGATAGTCTGCAGAAACTTTCTTCTGCTGCATTGATATCACAGAGCCTTGATATGCAAACAAGGTTGAAGAGCTCCTCATTTccaaataatttgaataatgatGCTAATATCGCCGCTTCAACATATTTTGCTGAAACTCCTATTAATCTGGATATACAGAACAAATTTGGTAGTGAGACAGTTACTGCTAATCACGACAATGTTGCGGATGTTGCAGGTCAATATTTGCAAAACTCAACGGACCAAAACATGCCTGGATTTGAATTCTCAGGACTTTTTGGTGGTTTGgatttatttgattatgaatttttatttggtAATGATTTTTCCTGAGTATGTAACTCTATATATAGTTAAATATTGCTAATGCATTTTTTGAGGAATGTTCAAACTTTTTACAGGATTATATACATGATATGAAAATTCTCATTCAGTTATGTCTGGATGCTCTATATACTTTTGCTAAAGTGAAGGAAAGGAGCGATATGAATCCAATTGTTGAGCCTATAATTACAGCGGTTTGTTTGTAATCTATATCGTTATTGGTCTTCATTTCTTCAGTGAGACCTGGTGTAAACTTTGCCGGAGTCAAAGCAGCTTCAGTTACTTTTACAAAcaattcattcaatgaaCTTAACCATGTGGATGAAACATGTAAAGGATGGTCAAGTGATAGGCTGTCAGTGTACTCATCAGGTTGTAAGGAAGAGCGTTGCTGTTGCTTATCTAGATCTGCTTTAAGAGCGACAAATATAACAggcatattttttattgattctccatatttatcaaaaagatcaatGATATATGAAAACGATTCTGGATCACTTGAATCATATGTCATACAAATAACATCACATTCACTGAATTTCTGTGCTTGTTTCAATACTGTCTTCTCATCATCCTCGTTGTATTCCTGCAAAACCAGATAATACTGTTTTCCTCCCTTCAATTCCAAACTGTTCACAGCAATTCTTGAATTATCAGTTGAAGTGGATTTTTCAGGGAAAGCGCGTCCAAGAAATGACTCTAACAGAGAAGTTTTACCACTATTTGGCTTACCAACTACTAAACAACTGAAAACTTTTCTGTCATTAACGTCTGCTctataaaattttcctGATCTCCTCCTAAACTTTCTTGGCCTTGTGACTTGCAAGGCAACTTTGGTGTCTTCTTCGAAACCAAAATAAACTAGATATGCAGTTGTAGTTTTATAATCAAGAAAAGTCGTCATAGTCCACTGTGCTAGCCATCCTTGTAATGTGATAAATCCCTTATTATTTATGACGGATGAGTTAGGAAAGTCCGTTTCTGACCAAGATTTTGGGATCCCTGGTGTACATTGGAAAAGTTTAGccaattcttcatcacaCAATCCGCCATCATTgtctttatcaaatttaagaaatagGTCAACAAGAAACCTGTAACCCTTTGGGCTGAGCTCTACACTTGAACTTTCAGACACGGTTATCTTTGGATATAAAAAACGGTTATCCAGCGACAGAGAATCTGTGTATTTGAAAGCACGAAGAACATGCCAAACGGTTTCATGTCTTCCCTTTTCACAGTACAGTTTGTTTAAAGTTAAAAAACCTGCTTTCGTGATACCCTTCTGGACTTCAAAAAGTTTCTCGTGGGTGTCATCAAGACCAACCTGCCAAAGGGTTTGTTTAATATCTGCTAACTCCTGAAAGTCGATATTTTTCCCAAAACATTTTCTCTGTAGTGCCAGCAATTCAGTATCGTTCAAATAATTGTCCTGGTCATTGTCACAGAGTAAGAAAATTCTTTCCAAAGCATGTATGGCT
It encodes:
- the GEM1 gene encoding ERMES complex Ca(2+)-binding regulatory GTPase GEM1 (similar to Saccharomyces cerevisiae GEM1 (YAL048C); ancestral locus Anc_7.19), with translation MNKDHIKVVVCGDDGVGKTSLITTLLRDEFIPNIQNVLPPVTILKNFSTKPYLPKSTILVDTTNDDMGSLHSTLKSADVIWLVYSNHESYERIALHWMMMFRSLGLNLPVILCKNKCDKYDHAEIEASLDRQSEGEGDTKIEDAEFIPILMEFKEVETCIKTSALRQYNVIQAFYLCQRSINFPISPLFDARKGTLKSLAIHALERIFLLCDNDQDNYLNDTELLALQRKCFGKNIDFQELADIKQTLWQVGLDDTHEKLFEVQKGITKAGFLTLNKLYCEKGRHETVWHVLRAFKYTDSLSLDNRFLYPKITVSESSSVELSPKGYRFLVDLFLKFDKDNDGGLCDEELAKLFQCTPGIPKSWSETDFPNSSVINNKGFITLQGWLAQWTMTTFLDYKTTTAYLVYFGFEEDTKVALQVTRPRKFRRRSGKFYRADVNDRKVFSCLVVGKPNSGKTSLLESFLGRAFPEKSTSTDNSRIAVNSLELKGGKQYYLVLQEYNEDDEKTVLKQAQKFSECDVICMTYDSSDPESFSYIIDLFDKYGESIKNMPVIFVALKADLDKQQQRSSLQPDEYTDSLSLDHPLHVSSTWLSSLNELFVKVTEAALTPAKFTPGLTEEMKTNNDIDYKQTAVIIGSTIGFISLLSFTLAKVYRASRHN